ttcaattgggttttgggaaTTCCTTGATTAAGTAGAATTGGGAATTCCTTAATTAAGTAGAATTGGGAATTCTCTTTATAAAAGACAATAACATCACCCAATTTAATCAAAGTGTGTCTGTGCATCACAAGAATCCTGCGTTTTTTTTCCTACTTGAGTACGCCAATCCAAAGTAAGTcgaatgctttttttttttttcttgagcaAACGCcaattttgtttattctttttttaataattttttttttacttatttaGCTCTCTCTATATTAGTAAGATCAATAGCTAActtgaggaggaagaaagaggcTACGTGACACATTATTCAAggtataattaatttttatttatttatttatttatttatttgatttatttatttatttatttgataaattATAGTCAATTAGTCATAGTAAGAGATATAAAacccttattttgttttaattgtaCAGTTATGGAACGGTACTTTCAGAGAAAGTGTTTAAATCctccttcaaataatccgTCTAGTTCCAACCctccttcaaataatccgGCTAGTTCAAATCATCCCTTAAATAATCCACATACTTCACATCCTCCCTTGAATAATTCGAGTAGTCCAAAACGATCGAAGGTCGCTGAGTTGGATGAAATATTAGCTAATCTTCCTACAAACCCTGGACTTAGACCTCCAATGACTTATTATAATCCTAATTTTTGAGAACAAATCCGAAGAGCATATCTGCAAAGGGGTCCTTGTCAGCCTAAAAGCCAAAATTACATGCCTCAAACACTTATGAGGGAGAGTAATCGACGTTTTCTTGTGAAATGGTTTGATTCATTTGTTTGGTTGGAGTAtagtaaagaaaaagatgctgcattttgtcttcattgttATCTTTTTAAATGCGACTTTGATAAACAAGGAAAGGCTGGAAGCGATGTCTTCACTGAGAAAGGGTTTAAAAATTGGAGGAAGGGACCCGAGAATTTTAGGGACCATGTTGGACAAGTTGGAAGTCTTCACAATAAAGCTACACAACATTGTACAGATTTAATGAATCAGAAGCAACACGTTGAAACCATTGTGATCAAGCAGACAGACCAAGCTCGTATTAATTATCGCATTCTATTAACTGCCGCACTTGATTGCACTAGATATTTATTGCGACAAGGTCTTCCTTTTCGTGGCCATGATGAAAGCGAAACATCTAGCAATAAGGGTAATTATGTGGagcttttgcaatttcttgccAATCATGATGAGAAAGTTCGTGCCGTTGTGTTTGAAAACGCTCCAAAGAATCTCAAGTATATTGCTCCTACAATTCAAAAAGATCTTATCAATTCTTGTGCCGCTGAAACCATTGATCTAATTATTAGTGATATGGACgatgcattcttttctatattAGTAGATGAATCACGTGATGTTTCAATAAGAGAGCAAATGGCAGTGGTGTTGCGTTATGTGAACAAAAAAGGGCAAgtaattgaaaggtttgtgggTGTCCAATATGTCTCTGATACAACTAGTAGCAAATTGAAAGAGGCAATTGAGCAGttgatttcttcaacaaatttgAGCATGTCCAGGCTACGAGGACAGGGGTATGATGGCGCTAGTAATATGAGAGGTGAGCTCAATGGTCTTAAAACACAGATTTTGAGAGAATATCCTCAAGCATATTATGTCCATTGTTTTGCACATCAACTACAACTAGCTCTTGTAGCCGTGGCAAAGGGAAATGAAAACATTGCTACTTTCTTCACAACGGCTAGTAGTGTCGTTAATATTATTGGAGCATCGTGTAAGCGTCGTGATGCACTTAGagagcaacaacaaaaagatatTATGGAAACTCTTGAAATTGATGATCTTGAAACGGGGCGAGGGTTAAATCAAGAGACTACTCTCAAACGTCCTTGTGATACACGTTGGAACTCACATTATGATACTTTACTTAGTATTAATATTATGTTTCATCCCGTGGTGAAGGTGCTTGAATGGATTGTTGATGATGTCAACCAAGATAATTTAGGTGAAGCAAATAGGTTGTTGAAAGAAATACAAACTTTTGACTTTGTGTTTCACTTATATTTGATGAGATTTATATTGGGAATCACAAATGATTTATCAAAGGcattacaaaagaaagatcaagatATTGTGAATGCGATGATGTTGGTCCAAAGATGTAAGCAAAAGCTACAATCCGTGAGGGATGATGACTTTGATGATTTGCTCAGGGAAGtatcaatattttgtggtAAAAATGATATTGACGTTCCTAACATGGATGATTTATTTGTACCACAAGGGAGATCAAGACGTAAAGCTCAGAAAATCACAAACCGCCAGTATTATCGTGTGGACTTATTTCTTACTATCATTGATAAGCAACTAGTGGAATTGAATAATCGCTTCACTGAGGTAAATACTGAATTGCTTCTTTGTATGGCATGTTTGAGTCCGGCTTATAATTTTGCAGCTTTTGACAAATAGAAAATACTTCGTTTTGCTAAATTTTACCCTCAAGAATTTAAAGACCGAGACCTCATGAAgcttgaagatcaacttgggCTTTATATTGTTGATATGCAGAGCATTACAGAGTTTTCATCATTGAACGGAATTACTGATCTGGCAGAAAAATTGGTGAATACAGGAAGGAGTAGAATATACAACTATGTGTATTTACTTCTTATATTGGCTTTAGTTTTACCCGTTGCAACTGCTTCGGTTGAGAGAGCTTTTTCAGCTATGAATATTGTGAAAACACCATTTCATAACAAAATGGGGAATCAATGGTTGAGTGATAGCTTGGTTGTTTACATTGAGAaagatattttttcttgtattaGTTATGAAAATATAATGCCACGTTTTCATGATATGAAACATCGTCGGCAACAATCGTAGGTTAAttgtaatgttatttttttaattaattatgaataacatttttttttttttaatcataagGATGTTTAGTTgtcttcccttttctttttctttttctttttttcttcttttttttcctttttttttttttttttggttaagcTCTTAGCTTTTAAAAATTGCACCTTCGTTGAAAAATTCTTGGGTCAACCAGTGGGATCGGGGACGCTCCCCCTTGGGGATTTCTACCATCCCTAACCCCCCTTCCTCCTCTAATGAACCCAGACACCCAACTCGAcatgatctctctctctctctctctctctctctctctctctctctctctttttatcCCATCTCACACACTTACACAGATCCACACTGCTCCACCGCTTCCAATGTTAAACACAATTAATTAGCCAGGAGCAAGCTCAAAGCCCAAACCTCCACCCTCTACACGAACAAACTTTACAACCTGCATAATAATCACAGCAACATATCTCACAACGTAGTTCATGGATCTCCAACGGTCTTTAACCAATGAATTCTTAGGAATTGAGCTTTTGGAAAATGGCAATCTGGTTTTTCTCGCTCAAGGATTAATTAAACTAATAAAATACTCCAAACGCACGAGAATGATCTCGACTTCTCATACCAAGGACTTCGAATTTCTTTTCTGGAATGAGAAGAACTTGTGCAAAAAGGAGGAAGCTATCTCAGCAGTGACTGAGactaagagcatttccacccgTTTGTCATTGGAAAGGACAAGGGGAGGCAATGGTTGTTactattcatatgaatagtgtcagccctTGCAAAAGGCAagttgtgtttccacccattgcaaTGCCAAagagcaattactattcacttcttttttcttttctttttttatacttaaatgATTCATTTgtataagattttcggttgacacgtgttaatatttcttaatTCACATCTTATatttcggataaaattttcagataagattttcagttgccacgtgtccatatttattataaaattgaCGTTTCAAATTTAAGATAAGATTCTCGGTTGCCAagtgtcaatatttattataaaaaacaaatctcttatttcagataagattttcaccctctaaaattgcgTCACGTGTTACCTTTATCTTTTAAACCCCTCTATCAAACCACAACATTAACTCAGAGCCCTCACACCATATCCTTTctatcatttcatttctcatattttagaaaACACATTCGAGGAGGTTGTTGGAGAGGTAAGAGCGAGAAAATGAAGAACGAAGTAGCAAacaagctgaagaagaaaagaaggaggaagaagatgatgatcaagttgccatgacaatgggtATGCTCCATCAAACAAGCCAAGGCcaccgtggttcacaagttaGCCATGGCTCGAACGTGGACATAGGCATTCTTGGAGTAAGAATATCTTAGAAAATTACTATATCCCAAATTCGCCGTACTctagttttaattttcaagGGCGACATGGAATGCAGCCCAATTTGTTaaataaaatcatgcatgatgtTTGCAATTACAACTCATATTTAGTTCAGAAGTGCGATGCTACTTGGGTTTTAGGtcttcttccggagcaaaaacttTCAGCTTCTTTACGGATGCTGGCGTTTGGCACATCTGTAGACTAGGTGGATAAGATTGCTAGGATGGGGAAATCCACTATCCTAGAGAGCTTGGtcagattctgtgatgcaatCGAAACTCTCTGCGCAAGGGATTACCTCTGCAAACCTATGCCCAGGGACCTCcaaaggcttctacaaaaagccgaggctcgaggtttcctATGCATGATTAgaagcatcgactgcatgcactggaaGTGGAAAAATTAGCCAACTGCCTAGCAAGGAGATTATGGGAATAGGAAGGGCTAAAAAAGTATCATTATGGAAGCCGTTGCATTATTCGATACCTGGGTTTAGCATGCCTTTTTCTGAGTTGTGGGATCTTAAAACGACCTTAACATgcttggtcaatccccggtgttcaacGATGTGTTGAGAGGTCAAGCCCCCTCAGATCATGtatgaaatcaacaataccgtctACTAGGATGGGTACCACTTAGCAGACGAAATTTACCCGAAGTGGATGAcattcatcaaaacaattatgCATCTCCAAtcgaagaaggaaaaatatttTGCTGCATATCAAGAGGGTTATAGGAAAGACGGGGAAAGGTGTTTTGGTATCCTCCAAGCTCAATGGGCAATCAATATGGGGGTTGCTcgtatgtttgatgaagaGGCGCTTCAGAGCATTATGATGAcgtgcatcatcctccataacataaTTG
The window above is part of the Prunus dulcis chromosome 1, ALMONDv2, whole genome shotgun sequence genome. Proteins encoded here:
- the LOC117613981 gene encoding zinc finger MYM-type protein 1-like; the protein is MRESNRRFLVKWFDSFVWLEYSKEKDAAFCLHCYLFKCDFDKQGKAGSDVFTEKGFKNWRKGPENFRDHVGQVGSLHNKATQHCTDLMNQKQHVETIVIKQTDQARINYRILLTAALDCTRYLLRQGLPFRGHDESETSSNKGNYVELLQFLANHDEKVRAVVFENAPKNLKYIAPTIQKDLINSCAAETIDLIISDMDDAFFSILVDESRDVSIREQMAVVLRYVNKKGQVIERFVGVQYVSDTTSSKLKEAIEQLISSTNLSMSRLRGQGYDGASNMRGELNGLKTQILREYPQAYYVHCFAHQLQLALVAVAKGNENIATFFTTASSVVNIIGASCKRRDALREQQQKDIMETLEIDDLETGRGLNQETTLKRPCDTRWNSHYDTLLSINIMFHPVVKVLEWIVDDVNQDNLGEANRLLKEIQTFDFVFHLYLMRFILGITNDLSKALQKKDQDIVNAMMLVQRCKQKLQSVRDDDFDDLLREVSIFCGKNDIDVPNMDDLFVPQGRSRRKAQKITNRQYYRVDLFLTIIDKQLVELNNRFTEEPASIETHLPGNDDFVPCSDAVVPPTTSSQNPTPSPLEPSTEKRKPCKKESDVWEHFEKYDLVLDLKGVDGTKRKEVEKRAKCKYCSATYASDTKKNGTSNMWKHLNKQCLQYPYRHKDKNTRTLAFDASKGNALVSRNLTKMIVWMLVLGWWFEMSYLLALWRVKGLGNFVVLHAHNLIHPLVELLEEDF